From Toxorhynchites rutilus septentrionalis strain SRP chromosome 2, ASM2978413v1, whole genome shotgun sequence, a single genomic window includes:
- the LOC129769618 gene encoding DNA-directed RNA polymerase III subunit RPC1 — protein MPKEQFREADVIKKISHVSFGIDKPELIQQESHLHVVAKNLYNQDANRTPVSFGVLDRRMGVSQKDATCDTCKKGLNDCVGHFGYIDLALPVFHVGHFRATITILQSICKVCSRVMLKEDEKKQFSARLMNPNLSYLAKKSIHSLVLKKAKKNTKCPYCGSLNGPVKKGAGLMKIVHEPYRGKKATDPIITNALEEMLNAIEGNRELSQTIGPSSLSKELNPVEVLDLFKNIPKCDVPLLGMTSPDSDPANLILTRVFVPPVCIRPSVVSEVKAGTTEDDLTMKQSEILLISDVIAKHTMSGGKIELIQEDWDYLQLHCALYFNSELSGIPLALMPKKPSRGIVQRLKGKQGRFRGNLSGKRVDFSARTVISPDPNLMIHQVGVPDRVAKILTFPERVNSANIKVMRQLIKNGTEKHPGANYVQQKGSAFKKYLAYGNRDKVAQDLKCGDIVERHLMDGDVVLFNRQPSLHKLSIMCHVAKVQPQRTFRFNECACTPYNADFDGDEMNLHLPQTEEARAEALVLMGNKSNLVTPRNGELLIAATQDFITGGYLLTQKDQFLTREQVMQLAACMLSGPDANMEIDLPKPAIIKPRKMWTGKQIFSLILKPNKESTVNANLSTKGRNYTSGKDMCVKDSWVVIRNSQLMCGAMDKGTMGSGTKNCVFYVILRDFGEDHAIRSMWRLARMASYFMMNHGFSFGIGDVTPSRQLLNEKQKLLENGYRRCDEYIAEMKKGTLQCQPGCTAEQTLEAVMLKELSSIRELAAKACFRELHPTNSALIMAQSGSKGSNINISQMIACVGQQAINGKRVPNGFEDRALPHFEKFSKIPAARGFVQNSFYSGLTPTEFFFHTMAGREGLVDTAVKTAETGYLQRRLVKCLEDLVVQYDGTVRNAIGEVVEFTYGGDGLDPVFMEVKNKPVDIDRQFMHVRNMHPCRDEHPLKGEEILSVGEKILKTPEFDGCREDFRKESLKYLASFGQKLAQIQNSYSNCSNVALEIERTTEGQLGRFLKQVRNKYNKAITEPGTAVGALAAQSIGEPGTQMTLKTFHFAGVASMNITQGVPRIVEIINATKAISTPIITAEIEDNTSMEFARKVKARIEKTTLGEISSYIEEVYKSDDCFLLIKLDLDRIRVLGLEVNADTIRYSICISKLKIKHENIEVYGPSLITIRPDPSKHSHALNAELQRLLSAVPNVVVAGLPQVSRAVIAVDDSRGAPTYKLCVEGYGLRDVMATYGVVGAKTKSNNILEVYGTLGIEAARTTIMNEITDVMEGHGMSVDHRHIMLLASQMTSRGEVLGITRHGLAKMRESVFNLASFEKTADHLFDAAYYGQTDSIDGVSERIILGMPASIGTGLFKLIHNHTDTKLDDIVEPIFNLA, from the exons ATGCCAAAAGAACAATTCCGTGAAGCGGACGTTATCAAAAAGAT CTCACACGTCTCATTCGGCATCGACAAGCCTGAACTGATTCAGCAGGAATCTCATCTTCATGTTGTAGCGAAGAATTTATACAATCAAGATGCTAACCGAACTCCGGTATCGTTTGGTGTGCTGGATCGACGAATGGGAGTTAGCCAAAAGGATGCTACATGCGATACATGTAAAAAGGGTTTGAACGATTGTGTTGGACACTTTGGTTACATCGATCTTGCACTACCGGTGTTTCACGTCGGTCATTTTCGTGCCACCATAACAATATTGCAGTCAATCTGCAAGGTTTGCTCACGAGTTATGTTGAAGGAGGATGAAAAGAAACAATTCAGTGCTCGCCTCATGAATCCTAATTTGTCCTATCTGGCGAAGAAATCCATCCACAGTCTGGTTCTCAAAAAGGCCAAGAAAAATACCAAATGTCCTTATTGTGGCAGTCTCAATGGGCCGGTTAAGAAGGGAGCAGGCCTAATGAAAATTGTCCACGAGCCATACCGTGGTAAAAAAGCCACAGATCCGATCATAACTAATGCTCTGGAGGAAATGTTGAATGCCATCGAAGGTAATCGGGAACTCTCCCAGACGATAGGGCCTTCCTCGTTGTCCAAGGAACTCAACCCTGTCGAGGTGCTGGACTTATTCAAAAACATTCCCAAGTGCGACGTTCCGCTGCTAGGCATGACCTCTCCTGACTCTGATCCGGCGAATTTGATCCTCACTCGAGTGTTCGTTCCTCCCGTGTGCATCCGACCATCAGTGGTGTCCGAGGTGAAGGCGGGCACTACTGAGGATGATTTGACTATGAAGCAAAGTGAGATTTTGCTTATCAGCGATGTTATAGCGAAACATACGATGTCCGGAGGAAAGATTGAGCTCATCCAAGAAGACTGGGACTATCTGCAACTTCACTGTGCGTTGTACTTCAACAGCGAACTGTCGGGCATTCCGCTTGCGCTGATG CCTAAAAAGCCATCAAGAGGTATCGTACAGCGTTTGAAAGGTAAGCAGGGTCGTTTTCGTGGTAATCTATCCGGAAAACGTGTAGATTTTTCCGCTCGTACCGTCATTTCACCGGATCCCAATCTAATGATCCATCAGGTGGGAGTACCCGATCGTGTTGCGAAAATCTTAACCTTTCCCGAGCGAGTAAACTCGGCGAACATCAAA GTAATGCGTCAACTTATAAAGAACGGAACTGAGAAGCATCCGGGGGCGAATTACGTTCAGCAAAAAGGAAGTGCATTCAAAAAGTACCTTGCTTACGGCAATCGTGACAAAGTTGCTCAGGATTTGAAATGTGGTGACATTGTGGAACGTCATCTAATGGATGGGGATGTAGTTTTGTTTAACCGACAGCCCAGCTTGCACAAACTCAGTATTATGTGTCACGTGGCAAAAGTGCAACCCCAGCGAACGTTCCGTTTCAATGAGTGCGCCTGTACACcatacaatgccgatttcgatGGGGACGAAATGAATTTACATTTACCCCAAACGGAAGAGGCGCGCGCAGAAGCTTTGGTGTTGATGGGA AACAAATCGAATTTGGTAACGCCCCGTAACGGTGAGCTACTGATCGCAGCTACTCAAGATTTCATCACTGGCGGATACCTTTTAACACAGAAAGATCAATTTCTCACACGCGAACAAGTAATGCAGTTGGCAGCTTGTATGCTGTCGGGTCCGGATGCTAATATGGAAATTGATTTACCGAAACCAGCGAttataaaaccgcgtaaaatgTGGACGGGGAAACAAATTTTCAGTCTTATCCTGAAACCCAACAAAGAGTCTACCGTGAATGCCAACCTTTCAACAAAAGGTCGTAACTACACCTCCGGGAAGGATATGTGTGTGAAGGATTCATGGGTTGTTATCCGGAATTCGCAGCTGATGTGTGGAGCGATGGACAAGGGAACGATGGGTTCTGGTACGAAAAATTGTGTCTTCTATGTGATTCTGAGAGATTTCGGCGAAGATCACGCGATCCGTTCGATGTGGCGGTTGGCAAGAATGGCTTCATATTTTATGATGAATCACGGATTCTCGTTCGGCATTGGCGATGTAACACCAAGCAGACAGTTGCTGAATGAGAAACAGAAGCTTTTGGAAAATGGGTACCGACGTTGTGATGAGTACATCGCTGAAATGAAGAAAGGAACCCTCCAATGTCAACCTGGTTGTACGGCAGAACAAACGTTGGAAGCCGTAATGCTGAAGGAGCTGTCTAGTATTCGAGAACTGGCGGCTAAAGCATGCTTCCGAGAGTTGCATCCAACGAATAGCGCTCTGATTATGGCACAGTCTGGCTCAAAAGGTTCAAATATTAACATTTCGCAGATGATCGCTTGCGTCGGTCAGCAGGCTATTAATGGCAAACGAGTCCCGAATGGGTTTGAAGATCGAGCGTTGCCCCATTTTGAGAAATTTT CTAAAATTCCAGCGGCACGTGGTTTCGTTCAGAACAGCTTTTATTCAGGCTTAACGCCAACGGAATTCTTTTTCCACACGATGGCCGGTCGAGAGGGTCTCGTCGATACGGCTGTAAAGACGGCTGAAACCGGTTATCTGCAGCGACGATTGGTCAAATGCTTGGAAGATCTTGTTGTGCAGTACGACGGAACTGTACGGAATGCCATCGGCGAAGTTGTTGAATTTACTTATGGTGGTGACGGACTCGATCCTGTTTTCATGGAGGTAAAGAACAAACCTGTTGATATAGATCGCCAGTTTATGCATGTCCGAAATATGCACCCTTGTCGAGATGAGCATCCACTGAAGGGAGAAGAAATTCTGTCTGTGGGAGAGAAAATTCTCAAAACACCGGAATTTGATGGATGCAGAGAGGATTTCAGAAAGGAGAGCTT gaaATACTTGGCAAGTTTTGGGCAAAAGTTGGCACAAATTCAGAACAGCTATAGTAACTGTTCCAATGTGGCTCTGGAAATAGAGCGAACTACCGAAGGACAGTTGGGAAGATTCCTCAAGCAGGTGCGCAACAAGTATAACAAAGCAATTACGGAACCTGGTACTGCCGTTGGGGCGCTGGCCGCTCAAAGTATCGGCGAACCGGGAACGCAGATGACTCTGAAAACTTTCCATTTTGCGGGTGTCGCTTCTATGAACATCACCCAGGGTGTGCCGCGTATTGTGGAAATTATCAATGCGACGAAGGCTATTTCAACACCCATCATCACGGCAGAGATAGAGGATAACACTAGTATGGAATTTGCACGTAAGGTGAAGGCAAGAATCGAGAAAACCACGTTGGGCGAGATTTCATCTTACATCGAAGAGGTGTATAAGTCAGATGATTGTTTTCTGCTTATAAAACTTGATCTGGACCGAATCAGGGTGCTGGGGCTGGAAGTCAATGCAGATACAATCCGTTATTC tatttgcatctctaaattgaaaataaaacacgAGAATATAGAAGTGTACGGCCCATCCCTCATAACGATCCGGCCGGATCCCTCGAAGCACAGCCACGCGCTGAACGCGGAACTGCAACGGCTTCTGTCGGCCGTTCCCAACGTTGTGGTTGCGGGCCTTCCTCAGGTATCGCGTGCTGTCATTGCCGTTGACGACTCTCGGGGCGCACCCACTTACAAACTCTGCGTCGAAGGGTATGGCTTGAGAGATGTAATGGCCACCTATGGGGTTGTAGGTGCTAAGACAAAGAGCA